One window from the genome of Deltaproteobacteria bacterium encodes:
- the pgeF gene encoding peptidoglycan editing factor PgeF gives MEMNRLEVPQWQNYPGLLHGFMGRRGGKSVGRYAGLNVSYRVGDDNKIVSQNVCDMKLAVGIHDGKVVTMQQVHGDNILEITDKKMKEAGEADGMVTAENGVYLGVLTADCVPILFIAPKQKLVAAVHAGWRGTLAGIAEKAVRLFQDRHNVDASELEVALGPSIGVCCYEVNDDVAQPLMKKWGSLTTPSIAVKDGKPHINLSRLNRDILREAGVPGKQLFQVGPCTRCAAEDFYSYRGAGGETGRQIGVVGWLPA, from the coding sequence AAATGAATCGACTAGAAGTTCCCCAATGGCAGAACTATCCGGGGCTGCTGCACGGCTTCATGGGCCGGCGCGGCGGCAAAAGCGTCGGCCGCTACGCCGGTCTCAACGTCTCTTACCGCGTCGGCGACGACAATAAAATCGTCAGCCAAAATGTCTGCGATATGAAGCTGGCGGTGGGCATTCACGACGGCAAGGTCGTCACCATGCAGCAAGTTCATGGCGACAACATTCTTGAGATCACCGACAAGAAAATGAAAGAGGCCGGCGAAGCCGACGGCATGGTGACCGCCGAGAATGGCGTTTACTTGGGTGTGCTGACCGCCGACTGCGTACCGATTTTATTCATCGCGCCCAAGCAAAAGTTGGTCGCCGCGGTGCACGCCGGTTGGCGCGGCACGCTCGCCGGGATCGCCGAGAAGGCCGTGCGCCTATTCCAGGATCGACATAACGTCGATGCGAGCGAGTTGGAAGTAGCCCTCGGTCCATCCATCGGCGTGTGCTGTTATGAAGTCAACGACGATGTCGCCCAGCCGCTGATGAAAAAATGGGGATCGCTGACGACTCCGAGCATCGCCGTCAAGGATGGCAAACCGCATATCAACCTAAGCCGGCTCAATCGCGATATTCTGCGCGAAGCCGGCGTGCCGGGCAAGCAACTGTTTCAAGTCGGCCCATGCACACGCTGCGCCGCCGAGGATTTTTATTCCTACCGCGGCGCCGGCGG